From Ailuropoda melanoleuca isolate Jingjing chromosome 17, ASM200744v2, whole genome shotgun sequence, the proteins below share one genomic window:
- the LOC105237575 gene encoding LOW QUALITY PROTEIN: spermatogenesis-associated protein 31A6 (The sequence of the model RefSeq protein was modified relative to this genomic sequence to represent the inferred CDS: deleted 1 base in 1 codon): protein MENYLFPQKFITGGWLSSSHTSWAINIILALLCGLGLFFLLLSYFRPNASLPPRTKHRNSRKPQVEPRRQRSSSKKKNRTLNAFRDCLKELEEVQDLFSLLQSHLGKLADQGGFHQRLHQAAPGHVRKAAPAGAHQPCREPVEDATPTVAPSPSPAPPTGGPPPLASTVSPGPMTSSISVHSHYSLSTSWAIGAFPSPVWTFTPATCSSPFPAMSLSFRGWPSTSDSLLGPSAARLSSDSPQCNSMAPPLRSIPQSSSPYALWLASPAPAILGLGRSSCPIPALSWWQVTAKDWGLSTSTRLESHQEPLSHCPPGALFWGDPTHRQGKMRIPPFINPDAQKLLEILITKRIEQKIWKEKEKKERSDGHLNSFGRIFKSPGDKQDTMGCQSFWSMSGKPKQLLGPEKPPHSKISADNLQQKCSQLFWGLPCLHSESVVATVRVTDSSLEFPSVIFNELPHALPLQIQTTVAPCLSLTQSLPDTLVQPQTLTLSLSQSQPLPLDQPQPQPLPLPLDQPQPQPLPLAQPQPQAHLVPSVPTGPPSLPPEMGTCEVSCPASQKTPSFISNAIQNLECHFLKKQLNGDWTLPAMVKRSQEVFSQGPPDLPQDAQAPQGHGAVSVLPGNLINSELREQLEWHLWKRLMKHQSGLPRRIQLSVIQPHGEFQKVPEAHSQHRPAWSSESTDGSCQAAQKPGSRYPARTVPGKSLGKDSRSSAGRIQKDLHRASESSPGKAPGINSEESNTDLPLTSSTDKEPPEKVLGAHLGRTSGQIREGQIPADVHRSRFTANHASDLPGTPSTHRKTGKPAFTKDWEPYRTTAHGFSILSLYTQRMLEAHIIRFRVKHRWSLPLKVLKPINLFKLKKSFLFPRSSTPRLGTCASKTCSKTKFLGKPPQPHQGEVMGESIPTSGGSLPAPQPSCEEIQPGLEGTSSGDGHGPWEAPLAGQEARPPSRTLTYSFVGRTWHRETALGTLTNSSLESSPSPATATNEPRRESGSRASRDSCCSVTVLELNLESQYLSAREEAREVREFEEVPAWGVTSEPGVLANNQTINADLRRSKSSGKSDSPSPPTKLVAQDPEELCLDAQLREFELRKLAQSESQPQDEAANVLLQDCETGVLLQDCATDSLLQDCQSDVFLAADILASEGSLSGLQSGSSEDTSTSQMLYDRKSSRQNSQRQPEPLGLQDQYKRPRKSSVPTDDRVCYRRPRPGEPEKEMSELNIFQVSEMRHPVQEKESAESSGGKVCRLLLKKDEAPPESYFRRRMRNFLQWLFPNKGKELESSLQKGKSSSSRSRAKVRGRSGVDSAPAEAQVVLTAVGQILEETIVPHHGVRALDYSWCKRDLQASAGPNVCYHKVLSYQEQRRVMRETASYQQATPKSHSCANKTSWIRGRDNRWAFPARVPGCPGRPCQYTSMVPGPSGRPAHPHCPRHCLLQGYASSGQSMCASHAFTSRATFLQEKMQTVQRKTFFSHVSTSSMG, encoded by the exons ATGGAGAATTACCTCTTCCCTCAGAAATTCATTACTGGTGGTTGGCTGAGCTCCAGTCACACTTCCTGGGCAATTAATATCATCCTTGCCCTCCTGTGTGGACTGGGGCTCTTTTTTCTATTACTCTCCTACTTTCGGCCTAATGCATCCCTACCACCACGGACGAAACACAGAAACAGCAGGAAG CCTCAAGTGGAGCCACggagacagagaagcagcagcaagaagaaaaacCGGACTCTGAACG CTTTCAGAGATTGCCTGAAAGAACTGGAAGAGGTTCAGGACCTGTTTTCCCTTCTGCAAAG CCATCTGGGGAAGCTCGCTGACCAGGGGGGCTTTCATCAGCGCTTACATCAAGCAGCCCCTGGGCATGTGCGCAAAGCGGCGCCTGCTGGAGCCCATCAACCATGCAGGGAGCCTGTGGAAGATGCTACTCCCACCGTGGCCCCATCACCTTCCCCCGCTCCTCCGACAGGAGGCCCTCCACCTCTGGCCTCCACCGTGTCACCAGGACCGATGACCTCCTCAATTTCTGTTCATTCACACTACTCCCTGAGTACTTCCTGGGCCATCGGAGCCTTCCCTTCCCCCGTTTGGACTTTCACACCAGCCActtgctcttctcccttccccgCCATGTCTCTCTCCTTCAGAGGCTGGCCGTCCACCTCTGACAGCCTCCTCGGCCCCAGCGCGGCCAGACTCTCTTCAGACTCT CCTCAGTGTAACTCAATGGCACCCCCGCTGCGCTCCATCCCACAGAGCTCGTCTCCATATGCCCTTTGGTTAGCTTCTCCTGCCCCAGCCATCTTGGGCCTGGGCCGCTCAAGCTGTCCCATTCCAGCCCTGTCCTGGTGGCAGGTGACTGCCAAAGACTGGGGCCTCTCCACCTCAACACGCTTGGAGTCCCATCAGGagcctctctcccactgcccaccaGGGGCCTTGTTCTGGGGAGACCCCACACACAGACAGGGAAAGATGAGAATCCCCCCTTTCATCAACCCTGACGCCCAGAAGCTTCTGGAGATATTAATCACCAAGAGAATAGAACAGAAGAtttggaaggagaaggaaaagaaggagaggtCAGACGGCCACCTGAACTCTTTTGGGAGAATATTCAAGTCACCAGGTGACAAGCAGGACACCATGGGCTGCCAATCCTTTTGGAGCATGAGCGGCAAACCAAAACAGCTGCTCGGTCCTGAGAAGCCTCCACATTCCAAGATTTCAGCGGACAATTTACAGCAGAAATGCAGCCAGCTCTTCTGGGGTCTCCCCTGTCTGCACAGTGAGTCCGTGGTGGCCACTGTCAGGGTGACTGATTCCTCACTGGAGTTCCCATCTGTCATATTCAATGAACTCCCTCATGCCTTGCCACTCCAAATTCAGACCACCGTAGCTCCATGTCTTTCACTGACCCAGTCCTTACCTGACACTTTGGTCCAGCCCCAAACCTTGACGCTGAGCTTGTCCCAgtcccagcccctgcctctggatcagcctcagcctcagcccctgcccctgcctctggatcagcctcagcctcagcccctgcctctggctcagccccagccccaggcccacctTGTACCCTCTGTCCCAACTGGACCACCTTCTCTTCCACCCGAGATGGGGACCTGTGAGGTATCTTGCCCTGCATCCCAGAAGACACCATCTTTCATTtcaaatgcaattcaaaacctGGAATGTCACTTTTTGAAGAAGCAACTAAATGGGGACTGGACCTTACCCGCGATGGTGAAAAGATCTCAGGAGGTCTTTAGCCAAGGTCCTCCCGACCTTCCACAGGATGCCCAGGCCCCTCAGGGCCATGGGGCAGTCTCTGTTCTTCCCGGGAACTTGATCAACTCTGAGCTCCGGGAGCAGCTGGAGTGGCACCTTTGGAAGAGATTGATGAAGCACCAAAGTGGCCTTCCCCGCAGGATCCAGCTATCTGTGATACAGCCTCATGGAGAGTTCCAGAAGGTGCCAGAGGCACACAGCCAGCACAGGCCTGCGTGGTCCTCTGAGTCCACAGATGGAAGCTGCCAGGCTGCACAGAAGCCTGGCTCCAGGTACCCGGCAAGGACCGTGCCAGGAAAAAGCCTGGGTAAGGATTCAAGGTCTAGTGCCGGGAGGATCCAGAAAGATCTGCACAGGGCCTCAGAAAGCTCTCCAGGGAAGGCTCCAGGAATAAATTCTGAGGAGTCAAACACAGACTTGCCCTTAACAAGCAGCACTGACAAGGAGCCCCCAGAGAAGGTCCTGGGAGCCCATTTGGGCAGGACGTCGGGGCAGATCAGAGAGGGTCAGATCCCTGCGGATGTTCACCGTTCCAGGTTCACTGCCAACCATGCCTCGGACCTCCCCGGAACGCCAAGCACTCacaggaaaactggaaagccaGCATTTACCAAGGATTGGGAACCCTACAGGACCACCGCCCACGGTTTTTCCATCCTCAGTCTGTACACTCAACGGATGCTAGAAGCACACATTATAAGGTTCCGGGTGAAGCACAGATGGAGCCTTCCCCTCAAGGTCCTCAAGCCTATAAATCTCTTTAAGTTGAAAAAGAGCTTCCTCTTTCCCCGGTCCTCCACTCCCCGCTTAGGCACCTGTGCATCCAAGACCTGCTCGAAAACCAAGTTCTTGGGAAAACCTCCTCAGCCCCATCAAGGAGAGGTGATGGGAGAGTCCATTCCCACCTCAgggggctccctccctgctccccagccctcaTGTGAGGAAATCCAGCCGGGCCTGGAAGGGACCTCATCTGGTGATGGCCATGGGCCCTGGGAGGCCCCTCTGGCTGGACAGGAGGCCAGGCCACCTTCTCGGACCCTCACATACAGCTTTGTGGGCAGAACCTGGCACAGAGAGACGGCCTTGGGGACTCTTACGAATAGCAGCTTGGAGTCAAGTCCAAGTCCAGCAACGGCCACGAATGAGCCACGGAGGGAGAGTGGGAGTCGGGCCTCACGAGACTCCTGCTGTAGCGTAACAGTCCTTGAGCTCAACTTGGAGTCCCAGTATTTGAGTgccagggaggaggccagggaggtgagggagtTCGAGGAGGTCCCTGCTTGGGGAGTCACCTCGGAACCCGGTGTGCTGGCCAACAACCAAACCATCAATGCAGATCTGAGAAGATCAAAGTCTTCAGGGAAAAGTGACAGCCCCTCACCACCTACAAAGTTGGTCGCCCAAGATCCAGAAGAGCTATGCCTTGATGCACAGCTTAGAGAGTTTGAGCTCCGGAAGTTGGCGCAGTCAGAGAGCCAGCCTCAAGACGAGGCTGCCAACGTGCTCCTTCAAGACTGTGAAACCGGTGTCCTCCTTCAAGACTGTGCCACTGACAGTCTTCTTCAAGACTGTCAGTCCGATGTGTTCCTTGCTGCAGACATCTTGGCCTCTGAGGGATCTCTGTCTGGCCTCCAGAGTGGGTCCAGTGAAGACACATCAACTTCCCAGATGCTGTATGACCGCAAATCAAGTAGACAGAACAGCCAAAGGCAACCAGAGCCCCTGGGACTGCAGGACCAATATAAGAGACCTAGGAAGTCATCTGTCCCCACTGATGACAGAGTGTGCTACAGGAGGCCCCGCCCAGGAGAGCCTGAAAAAGAGATGTCAGAACTAAATATCTTCCAGGTCAGTGAGATGAGACATCCCGTCCAGGAAAAGGAGTCAGCAGAGTCGTCAGGAGGCAAGGTCTGTCGGCTCTTGCTGAAGAAGGACGAGGCTCCTCCTGAAAGCTACTTCAGAAGAAGGATGAGGAACTTTCTTCAGTGGCTTTTTCCCAATAAAGGCAAAGAACTAGAAAGTTCGCTTCAAAAAGGCAAGTCTTCATCATCCCGGAGTCGGGCAAAAGTCAGAGGCAGATCGGGTGTGGACAGTGCCCCTGCCGAGGCTCAGGTGGTCCTGACAGCTGTGGGACAGATCCTAGAGGAGACAATCGTGCCTCACCATGGAGTCAGGGCCCTGGACTACAGCTGGTGCAAAAGGGATCTCCAGGCTTCAGCAGGTCCCAATGTCTGCTACCACAAGGTCCTCTCCTATCAAGAGCAGAGGAGGGTGATGAGAGAGACAGCCTCCTATCAGCAAGCCACCCCCAAGAGCCACAGCTGTGCCAACAAGACCAGCTGGATCAGAGGCAGGGACAACAGGTGGGCCTTCCCAGCCAGGGTGCCAGGGTGCCCAGGCAGACCCTGCCAGTACACGTCCATGGTGCCGGGACCTTCAGGCCGCCCTGCGCACCCCCACTGCCCCAGGCACTGCCTGCTTCAAGGATATGCCTCATCTGGCCAGTCAATGTGTGCTTCTCATGCCTTTACTAGTAGGGCAACTTTTCTCCAAGAAAAAATGCAAACGGTGcagagaaaaacttttttttctcatgttagCACATCCTCTATGGGCTAG